One Rickettsia canadensis str. McKiel genomic window, CTTGTTGAATTATCTTCAGAAAAAGATTTATTAATGTCTTCTCTTATTTCTAATAATTTATCAACGTTACATTCTATCGATAAATAGAAATGTGGGACTGCTTGTTTAGATTCAAGTACACGTTTAGCTATAATCTTGCGAATATTATTATTTGGTACTAAATGATATTCTTCGGGATTCCTAATAACTATTTTATTAGGAACAGTGCTAGGAGTATATGATAAAATATCTTGTTTGATTATTCTACCGTGCGGACCACTACCTTTTACACTCTCAAGTCTAATATTTTGAATTTTTGCAAGCCTTTTCGCAAGGGGTGAGGCGAATATTTTACTTTTGTTATGATTTGTAACTGCTACCTGCTCTTCTACATTAGAATATTGCACAGCTATATCCTCAGTGGATTTTAGAAGATTAGCATCTGCATCTGCTTTCAGTGATGGTAATACACTACTATTTTTTGCAATAAACCCATTAATATCATCTATGTCTTCTCCCTCTTCGCTTAACACAGCAATTAAAGAGTTAACAGGTACATTTTGACTATTTTGTGGAATAACTATTTTGGCCAGTATACCTTCGTCTACTGCTTCTACTTCCATCGTTGCTTTGTCGGTTTCAATTTCGGCAATTACTTCCCCGGGATTAACTTTGTCCCCTTCATTTTTTAACCACCTAGATAGATTTCCTTCCGTCATAGTTGGAGATAAAGCAGGCATTAAAATTTTAATCGGCATAATTTATTTAAATTTTATTTTTTATTATTGTTATTTAACAACAATTGATTTCCCTCAGAAGCTCGAATCCAGTACCCATAGTTGTTATTTCGTGGCTTGAGACCACGGAGTCCAGTAATACAACCCAGAATTAGTAGTCTATTTTTAATCCTGCGATCAAGTTGTGGGGGATGACAGGGGTAAAATTGACCTATGCAACAACGTTGTAATTTTCTTGCAATGACCTCCCAAGTATCTATTACACCTTAATATCAGGGCTAATTATCATTATCATCTGTTTACCTTCCATTTTAGCATGCTGATCAATTTTAACGAGTCCCTCTAATCCTATTTCTATACGTTTAAATAGCTCTTGACCGACTTCTTTATGTAGGATCTCTCGCCCTTTAAACCATAAAGAAATTTTTACTTTATTTCCGTCCTTTAAAAACTCTTTTATTTTTCTTAGTTTAGTTTCAAAATCACCTATACTAATATTAGGTTTAAATTTCATTTCTTTAAGTACGACGATTTTGTGCTTTTTGCGTGCTTCATGTAAACGCTTTTTGCTTTCATACTTAAACTTACCGAAATCTAAAATCTTACATACGGGAGGTTCAGCATTCGGTGATATTTCAACTAAATCAAGACCGACTTTGTCAGCCATGTCTAATGCTTCTCTAATATTTACGATGCCGTGCATTTCACCGTTTTCGCCTACTAGACGAACTTCTCTAACTCTGATTTCTCTATTAGCCTTAGGAAAATTATTTTTAGAAATACAATTTCTCCGTATTATGTTTATAAATAAATATACATTAGCATTTAACTTATTTTATTTAAAATTACAAGTAAATAAAATATTTTATCTTTAATTTTATGTAGAAAGTTTTAAAAAAAATATTGAAACTACTAGGCAAATTCCAAATATTAATAAACAGATTCGTGTTAATTTAACGACTCTTTCCTGCATTTTCAAGTTTTTTAGATCTATAGCATGCTTATGAGCTTGTTCTTTTTGCGCCATATGTATTAATTCCTGTAAAGTACCAGGATAAATATTCTCATACTCGCTGATTAAATCAATTGGCGGTAATATATGTGCAAATTTTTTATGGTAAAAATTATTATCGGGCTCGTTTACACTAAAAGTCTTAGCATAACCTTTATTTAATCTATTATTTTTGTTAAAAAAACGTTTAGTCTCTTTCATATTCCTTTTTTATTTTTTGAAATGTATATAATATATTACTTTCAACTACTTTAAAATAATCAATTAATTGCGTTTCTTTTTTTTGCTGTTGTTTGGAGCTTTTTATATTTATGATATTCTTTAGCTCTGCATATACTAGTTTTATAAAATTTTTTTTCATTGATTATACTAAAAATTTATACAATCTTTTTCCCGTATTAGTAGTTCGTATCTAAAATTTAAAGCATTATTAAACTTATTGCAATAGGTTATAAAATTTTTATCGCAGCTGGCAGTAAATGTTTACTTCTTCAGCATCTTTAACCGAGTCCAATATAATATCCTGTATATAATCAAATCACTAAAATTACCTAGAACTCTAATACTAAAACGATTCTCGCCGAATATGATTTGACCGCCGTTATAATAGCTGTTTTCTTTACTAAAGCTAGTATTCTTAAACTTTTCTTGAGTATTTCTTTAACCTTATATAGGCCTATATAAACTTTATCTATGTTGCATTTATTATCTCTGAAAATTGCTCTACATGTTTTACTATAATTATATTTTACCGTTTCAGGTTTTAAATGTATTTTCAAGCTTAAATCATAATTTTGTATATACAAGTGCAATAATATCTAACAAAATGCTCAAAAACACCGTTAGTATATATTATTATTTTAACAATAGCATTATTTAAATTCATATCAGATCTAATACTTTTTTCTTCAAAAATACCATCAATAATTATATGATTTTGTACAAAATCGTTACTATAATTGCGAAAGGATTTTCACTAATTTTTCTGTTGACATATTTTAACTTCTACGTAAACAATAACATTTATACATTTTGCATTCTCAAGTTCCTAATATTTTATCATTAGGTATTTTTTCTATTACTTCGTCATATAGTTCTATTAAACCTTCAAATTATTAACAGTAAATAATGCACATTTAAAAGTTTTGTCAACTTTATTATTACGATCTTCCATTAATGTACGAATATTATTCTCATAAGAAAGCTTTTTAAATTCGTTTAATTGCTCATATGCATTTTTTAAAAATGCTTGAGACATATAACTTGGGTTGTTATTCTCTTGGGACATATTAATATTACCTTGTTAATTTTATAGCTTAAGTAATGGTAAACAATAGTTAAACCAATAGTTAAAATTTAGTAAAATTTTTGCTAAAAAGAAAGTTCGGCAGTGGAAAAAGACATTATTTTTTTGGACGGTAGTTGCAATATTATTCTGCCAGTATTATCGATATCTTTAAAAAGACCGGTTACTATATCATTTTTCTGTTTAATGCTAATATTCTCATGTAACTTATAGGCATGTTCTAACCATTTTTCTCTAATAAAAGAAAAACTGTTGTTATCCCAAATTTGATAATATTTTTCAAAATTCTCTATTAATATCTTAAGTAAAGCTTGCGGCTCTATAAGCGGTAGATTTTCACTTATTAAGCTAGTAGTAGGTTGGTCTATATCTATAGGATGATAAGTAATATTAATACCTATACCGATGATAATATAATAATTATCCCCTACTTTAACAGATTCAAGAAGTATACCAGCGATTTTTCGACCGTTCACCAAAACATCGTTGGGCCATTTTAGTTTCAAACTATCATACCATGGCTTGACTAAGATATCCATATAATTACTGGATCCCGCGACTCGATCGCGGGATGATGACATACTATCATAAACGGCAAGTGCTGTAACAAAAGATAATTGCGATAATAATTCTAGCTCTTTATCAGGTTTTATTAGTAAACTGACATGTAAGTTACCTGATCTAGACTGCCAATTTTTACTACTTCTTCCTCGTCCTTTGGTTTGAGATTTGGCAAGTAATGCATAATTTGAATCAACTTTGTTACTCTTAGCAATTCTTATAGCCTCAGAATTTGTACTATCTATTTCGTCAAAGACAATTAGTTTAAATTTACCTATGTTCATTTTTAGAATTAATTTTGTTGAAACCGATGTCATTCCACGTAGATATGAATCCAGTAACCTGTATTGTAACCTAGTTTGCTTGACCATGGGAATCAAAATAAAAATATTATTTTGGATACTGTGGTCAAACCGTGGTATGAAACTGGAAAAATTTGGATTTCCGCTTTCGCTGGAATGTAAGAATAGCTAACTCATCCTCTACTTGCATGAGTTCTAGTTACACTATGTTTGTTTTGAATTTTTAGTGTTTCGCTTTTACTTTTATTTATAAAGCTTTCTAAAGCTTGTTTAGTAAACTTAAACTTAGCAATGTTTTCATCAAAGGTTTTAGTGTTATTAAATCTTACATCTTTGTTTTTATCTATTCCAAATACCTTAATCAAACTATCTTTTACTTTACTTGGAGCAGTAGGATCATTTAATGTGTGCAGCACAAAGCTTTTAATGACTTTGTATCTGCTTTTAATGTATTATTACTACTAGTAACCGCAATAATTACATATTCTTTAAGGTTTTCTTGTAATTCTTTTTCATTTAATGCTCCGGTTTTACAAAATGATAATAGTATGTTTGCTTTATCGTCATGATTTTCGATAACTCCATCCTGCCATTTAGAGAAAGATTTTGCTTCTGAAGAGTCAAACATCTCTAATAGTTTAGTGCCAAAAGTTTTATGTAGATTTTTATTATTATAAACTTCATAAACATTTAGCAGAACAGTATCCTTTAATATGCAAGTAATCAGAATATTTTTGTGCATCTTTGAAATCTAAAGTACTTATTCCAGAAGTATCTAAAACAACAGTGTTTAAAGCATTTTCACGTAATTGCTCATTAGTTTCTTTTAGAGTGGTAGTATATTTAAATTTTCCTCCCACTTTTGCAAGCATTTTAAATAATACGTCAGCTAAAAACTTTACGATTGCACTTGGATTTTTAAATTTTTTTGCACTATATATAGCAATATTAGCATTAGCTTCCATTCCACTACCAAAAGCCATAGCTAGAGTCCTACCTTGCTTTTTAGCTATAAGATAATCTCCTCTATATCATCAGTG contains:
- a CDS encoding DUF2335 domain-containing protein, translating into MKETKRFFNKNNRLNKGYAKTFSVNEPDNNFYHKKFAHILPPIDLISEYENIYPGTLQELIHMAQKEQAHKHAIDLKNLKMQERVVKLTRICLLIFGICLVVSIFFLKLST
- a CDS encoding pyruvate dehydrogenase complex dihydrolipoamide acetyltransferase — protein: MPIKILMPALSPTMTEGNLSRWLKNEGDKVNPGEVIAEIETDKATMEVEAVDEGILAKIVIPQNSQNVPVNSLIAVLSEEGEDIDDINGFIAKNSSVLPSLKADADANLLKSTEDIAVQYSNVEEQVAVTNHNKSKIFASPLAKRLAKIQNIRLESVKGSGPHGRIIKQDILSYTPSTVPNKIVIRNPEEYHLVPNNNIRKIIAKRVLESKQAVPHFYLSIECNVDKLLEIREDINKSFSEDNSTRISVNDFIILAIAKALQEVPNANASWGKDAIRYYNNVDIAVAVAIENGLVTPIVKNADQKNIIELSHEMKELIKKAKDNKLTPEEFQGGGFTISNLGMYGIKNFNAIINPPQSCIMGVGSSSKRAIVKNDQINIATIMDVTLSADHRVIDGVVGAEFLAAFKKFIERPALMLL
- a CDS encoding biotin--[acetyl-CoA-carboxylase] ligase, giving the protein MNIGKFKLIVFDEIDSTNSEAIRIAKSNKVDSNYALLAKSQTKGRGRSSKNWQSRSGNLHVSLLIKPDKELELLSQLSFVTALAVYDSMSSSRDRVAGSSNYMDILVKPWYDSLKLKWPNDVLVNGRKIAGILLESVKVGDNYYIIIGIGINITYHPIDIDQPTTSLISENLPLIEPQALLKILIENFEKYYQIWDNNSFSFIREKWLEHAYKLHENISIKQKNDIVTGLFKDIDNTGRIILQLPSKKIMSFSTAELSF